The Hydrogenobacter thermophilus TK-6 genome window below encodes:
- a CDS encoding glycosyltransferase, with product MKIAFLKTGNETGPNRHILALLRHFQNKGLQVKEFDLTNGDIQQTVNQMLEFSPTFSLDVNATGVIVGQQGEERIPICDAFGFVHVSIFTDDPLLYFPTLLDMRTANNFLPVLCDLKYMDSLRMLGINKGLFYITPFVEREFMREPQGEKDIEVVFVGPVSDPEVLAKQVINNLQEHLIPFFFEVAEFMFRNPEVSVHVASEYILSMFHQNLQEEINKWRNEKPEEYLRLLNDISIYATSKKRWYLLSFLDGIDLKIVGEFQGELREGHEILPTSSYEDFLEVLGRSYMAILSFPFSVPSGIGFTPLEVGFMGCAPLIDYRMTLQGFLTPGSECITYLPLDRADIEEKILYYLEHPDEALSIGQSVRQKVLQKFTPEDRGDFLISVFEQILEGVKKSSE from the coding sequence ATGAAAATAGCCTTTCTTAAAACAGGCAACGAGACAGGACCCAACAGGCACATATTGGCACTTTTGAGGCACTTTCAAAACAAAGGACTGCAAGTAAAAGAGTTTGACCTCACCAACGGAGACATACAGCAAACTGTTAATCAGATGCTTGAGTTTTCTCCCACCTTCTCTTTGGATGTTAATGCGACAGGAGTGATAGTTGGTCAGCAAGGTGAGGAGAGGATACCCATCTGCGATGCTTTTGGATTTGTCCATGTGAGCATTTTTACAGATGACCCACTCCTTTACTTTCCTACTTTGCTGGACATGAGAACTGCCAACAATTTCTTACCTGTTTTGTGCGACCTTAAGTATATGGACAGTTTAAGGATGCTTGGTATAAATAAGGGGCTTTTCTACATAACTCCCTTTGTGGAAAGGGAATTTATGAGAGAACCACAAGGTGAAAAGGACATAGAGGTGGTCTTTGTGGGTCCTGTATCCGACCCAGAAGTGTTGGCAAAGCAGGTGATAAATAACCTTCAAGAGCACCTTATACCCTTCTTCTTTGAAGTGGCTGAATTTATGTTTAGAAACCCAGAGGTATCCGTGCATGTTGCTTCCGAGTACATACTCTCTATGTTTCACCAGAACCTTCAGGAAGAGATAAACAAGTGGCGAAACGAAAAGCCAGAGGAGTATCTTAGACTTCTCAACGACATTTCCATATATGCTACTTCAAAGAAGAGATGGTATTTACTCAGTTTTCTTGACGGTATTGACCTCAAGATAGTTGGTGAGTTTCAGGGTGAGCTAAGAGAAGGGCACGAGATCCTGCCAACCAGCTCATACGAGGACTTTCTTGAAGTGCTGGGCAGGTCCTACATGGCTATTTTGAGTTTTCCCTTCAGTGTCCCATCTGGTATAGGCTTTACACCTCTTGAAGTGGGCTTTATGGGCTGTGCTCCCCTAATAGACTACAGAATGACTCTTCAGGGCTTTTTGACACCGGGTAGCGAGTGTATTACTTACCTACCCCTTGACAGAGCTGACATTGAGGAGAAGATCCTTTACTACCTTGAACATCCTGACGAGGCTCTTTCAATAGGTCAGTCGGTAAGGCAGAAGGTGTTGCAGAAATTTACTCCCGAGGATAGAGGAGATTTTCTTATAAGTGTATTTGAACAGATCCTTGAAGGTGTCAAAAAATCCTCTGAGTGA
- the fabG gene encoding 3-oxoacyl-[acyl-carrier-protein] reductase gives MFCIDLSGKRALITGSTRGIGKSIAEHLAKAGASVIITGRDKAKAEEVAKELNQKYSTQAFGIELRLDDPQSIKSGYEQVEKLIEGVDILVNNAGITKDKLFLRMSLEDWEEVIKVNLTGTFFITSLAIKSMLKNRWGRVINISSVVGFMGNVGQVNYSSTKAGLVGFTKSLAKELASRNITVNAVAPGFIETDMTAVLSEDIKQNYLKNIPLGRFGKPEDVAGAVLFLCSSLADYITGEVLHVNGGMY, from the coding sequence ATGTTTTGCATAGATCTCTCGGGGAAAAGAGCGCTTATTACTGGCTCTACGAGAGGCATAGGTAAATCTATAGCGGAGCATCTTGCTAAAGCAGGGGCAAGCGTGATAATCACAGGCAGAGATAAAGCTAAGGCGGAGGAAGTTGCCAAAGAATTAAACCAGAAGTATTCAACGCAAGCTTTTGGTATTGAATTAAGACTTGACGACCCTCAGTCAATAAAGTCCGGATACGAGCAGGTAGAAAAGCTCATAGAAGGTGTAGACATACTGGTAAACAACGCAGGCATAACAAAGGATAAACTATTTTTGAGAATGTCCTTAGAGGACTGGGAGGAAGTTATAAAGGTAAATCTCACAGGTACATTTTTTATAACTTCTCTGGCTATAAAGAGTATGCTAAAAAACAGGTGGGGCAGAGTCATTAACATATCCTCTGTAGTAGGTTTTATGGGGAATGTTGGACAGGTCAATTACTCCTCCACAAAGGCAGGTCTTGTGGGCTTTACCAAAAGCTTAGCCAAAGAGCTTGCCAGCAGAAATATAACGGTTAATGCAGTGGCACCCGGTTTTATAGAAACGGACATGACGGCTGTTTTATCTGAAGATATAAAGCAGAATTACCTAAAAAACATTCCTCTTGGAAGATTTGGAAAGCCAGAGGATGTGGCGGGTGCTGTGCTATTTCTGTGCTCATCTCTGGCAGACTACATTACAGGAGAAGTTTTGCACGTAAATGGCGGCATGTACTGA
- the hfq gene encoding RNA chaperone Hfq, protein MPYKLQESFLNTARKRRVKVTIYLVNGVRLQGRVRSFDLYTILIEDGRQQTLVYKHAITTIIPAEKLEIEFEEEGVPGAV, encoded by the coding sequence ATGCCCTATAAGCTACAGGAGAGCTTTCTAAACACAGCAAGGAAGAGAAGGGTCAAGGTGACCATATATTTGGTGAATGGCGTCAGGCTTCAGGGAAGGGTAAGATCCTTTGACCTTTACACCATACTTATAGAGGACGGTCGGCAGCAGACGCTGGTTTATAAGCACGCCATAACTACCATAATACCTGCTGAAAAGCTTGAGATTGAATTTGAGGAGGAAGGAGTGCCGGGGGCTGTGTAA
- a CDS encoding (2Fe-2S) ferredoxin domain-containing protein: MNFKHLFICVNQRPPGHPMGSCAEKGSRDIYQKFMEKLQMDPELFMSVVITPTGCLGPCGMGPTMVVYPDGVWYGNVRPEDVEEIVNNHLKNDQPVERLVVSKGKPPGMF; this comes from the coding sequence ATGAACTTCAAGCATCTCTTTATATGCGTAAACCAGAGACCTCCCGGTCATCCCATGGGGTCGTGCGCCGAGAAGGGAAGCAGAGACATATATCAGAAGTTTATGGAGAAGCTACAGATGGACCCTGAGCTTTTCATGAGCGTGGTGATAACACCAACTGGCTGTTTAGGTCCGTGCGGTATGGGACCCACTATGGTGGTGTATCCCGACGGTGTGTGGTATGGAAATGTAAGACCTGAGGATGTGGAAGAGATAGTAAACAACCATCTAAAAAATGACCAACCTGTAGAGAGGCTAGTAGTTTCAAAGGGTAAGCCTCCCGGTATGTTTTGA
- a CDS encoding site-2 protease family protein, producing the protein MDLREAVITIPAIMMAVILHEYAHGWMAYKMGDATAKEAGRLTINPIPHIDLFGTIILPAMFILVGSPILFGWAKPVPINPLRFRDLKLGTFFVSTAGIGMNLLLALLSGFFYRLIDAGYLDFLGSAVVLPLAIFCAKSVLINVVLAVFNAIPIPPLDGSRALMSFFSIKYWELFYRFEMYGFLIITLLLFTGVLGRIIYPPILFLYNLFLGS; encoded by the coding sequence ATGGACTTAAGAGAGGCTGTTATCACCATACCTGCTATTATGATGGCTGTTATACTTCACGAGTATGCTCATGGTTGGATGGCATATAAGATGGGTGATGCCACCGCTAAGGAAGCGGGAAGGCTCACCATAAACCCCATTCCCCACATAGACCTCTTTGGTACAATAATCCTTCCTGCCATGTTTATACTTGTTGGGTCTCCCATACTCTTTGGCTGGGCAAAGCCAGTCCCTATAAATCCGTTGAGGTTCAGAGACCTCAAGCTGGGCACTTTTTTCGTATCAACAGCCGGTATAGGCATGAATCTCTTGCTGGCTCTTCTTTCTGGATTTTTTTACAGACTTATAGATGCGGGATACCTTGACTTTCTGGGAAGCGCGGTGGTTTTACCCTTAGCCATATTCTGTGCCAAATCGGTGCTTATAAATGTGGTGCTGGCTGTCTTCAATGCCATACCTATACCACCTCTTGATGGGTCAAGAGCGCTCATGAGCTTTTTCTCCATCAAATACTGGGAGCTTTTCTACAGGTTTGAGATGTACGGCTTTCTCATCATAACACTGCTTCTATTTACGGGTGTGCTGGGCAGAATAATATACCCTCCCATATTATTCCTTTATAACTTATTTTTAGGTTCGTAG
- a CDS encoding bifunctional nuclease family protein: protein MIEMVVHGVTLDPVSQMPIVVLRAKDNEEVLLPIWIGIFEADSIVRELQKIEPPRPMTYELLKSIVQQMGGVVEKIVITDLRDSTYYAEVHILHGSNTLIVDSRPSDAINLALRFEAPIYVEPEVLEKSKVPKPEEDEEKQHLREWLENIKPEDFEKGLS from the coding sequence ATGATAGAAATGGTGGTTCATGGAGTTACTTTAGACCCAGTATCTCAGATGCCCATAGTGGTGCTAAGAGCCAAAGACAATGAAGAAGTTTTGCTTCCTATATGGATAGGCATATTTGAGGCTGACAGCATAGTAAGGGAGCTTCAAAAAATTGAACCCCCAAGACCTATGACTTACGAGCTTCTAAAGAGTATTGTTCAACAGATGGGCGGTGTAGTGGAAAAGATAGTGATAACCGACCTTCGCGACAGCACCTACTACGCAGAGGTGCATATACTACACGGAAGCAATACCCTTATAGTGGACTCAAGACCCAGCGATGCAATAAATCTCGCTTTGAGGTTTGAAGCACCTATATATGTGGAGCCAGAGGTACTTGAGAAGTCAAAGGTCCCAAAACCGGAAGAGGACGAAGAAAAGCAGCATCTCAGAGAATGGCTTGAGAATATAAAACCGGAAGATTTTGAAAAAGGATTAAGTTGA
- a CDS encoding ADP-ribosylglycohydrolase family protein — protein MLRSKFRGTLLGAALGDAIGKCVEDITKEEVYDFYGSRVEGFVEPHPLSPSYGSHPEEISDETKITLILLESVVDKKAIDPQDFYKRLILWREDEKSHRYPDPALLTALDLLSSGISLEEAGFSSASVEGILRCIVVGLFHFYNPLLASEGARLVSIMTHRSPEVYDASAVLAVMISNLIRDAYHLDNLDERVKLLEELKLFVKHDRHKTYLDRVAELLQEGADLERAINTLGNSTYVFESLPLSLFIFLSNIDEPMKALWDAVNSYGDFGGDTDAIGYLVGAYLGAYLGQEIFPLDLVENLENSGYYISLADKLYHVVEEHIERRLQDAL, from the coding sequence ATGCTAAGGAGTAAGTTCCGAGGGACACTGCTGGGGGCTGCATTAGGTGATGCCATAGGCAAATGTGTAGAGGATATCACAAAAGAAGAAGTTTATGACTTTTACGGCTCAAGGGTAGAAGGCTTTGTGGAACCTCATCCCCTCAGTCCATCCTATGGCTCTCATCCAGAGGAAATATCTGACGAGACTAAGATAACTTTGATCCTTCTTGAGAGCGTTGTGGACAAAAAAGCCATAGATCCGCAGGATTTTTACAAAAGGCTCATCCTCTGGAGGGAAGATGAAAAGAGCCACAGGTATCCAGACCCTGCACTGCTTACCGCTCTTGACCTTCTCTCCTCTGGTATATCTCTTGAGGAAGCTGGTTTTTCCTCAGCTTCCGTTGAGGGCATCCTCAGGTGTATAGTGGTAGGCCTCTTTCACTTTTACAACCCTCTTTTGGCTTCCGAAGGGGCAAGGCTGGTTTCTATTATGACCCACAGAAGTCCGGAGGTGTACGATGCGTCAGCAGTGCTTGCTGTTATGATATCTAATCTTATAAGAGATGCTTACCATCTTGATAACTTGGACGAAAGAGTCAAACTTTTGGAAGAACTTAAGCTTTTTGTAAAACACGACAGACACAAAACTTACCTGGACAGGGTAGCTGAGCTTCTCCAAGAGGGCGCGGATTTGGAGAGAGCAATAAATACGCTGGGCAATTCCACATATGTCTTTGAGTCCTTGCCTCTTTCTCTCTTTATATTCCTCTCTAACATAGATGAGCCTATGAAGGCTCTTTGGGATGCGGTAAATTCATACGGAGATTTTGGAGGGGATACGGATGCCATAGGATACTTGGTAGGTGCTTACTTGGGTGCCTACCTGGGACAGGAGATATTTCCCCTTGACCTTGTTGAAAACTTGGAGAATTCTGGTTATTATATTTCTTTAGCCGATAAGCTTTATCATGTGGTAGAAGAACACATAGAAAGGAGGTTGCAAGATGCCCTATAA
- a CDS encoding ATP-dependent helicase: MLNPSQERAVKHFGKPLLIVAGAGSGKTKTLTYKLEHLVVKRGLRQDRILILTFTNKAAREIRERIVKLTNKEVPWAGTFHSIALKILRQEGYKMGIDPSFSIIDEDDRKKILKEVLRRMNLSKDMLEVANNYITSRRESLREPEDSTLEEVYRQYSSVLKSRNFLDFSELLFKTYQLLKNYSDGWRDFFEFVMVDEFQDTNIIQYEMVKLLAKENICVVGDPNQCIYEWRYARPDNMLKFVEDFKPDIIKLEYNYRSKAHIIAVANAVLSASKAQWKSLTPVLKPVRDGEEKPVVRRFSDPLEESLWIAREIKRLLSRYKPQDIAILVRALYLTDIFERTFFNARIPYKIVGSVKFFERAEIKDVLAFLKLMVNPSDELSFKRCLENVQIGERTFAIIKRFHQGDWIASSILAIKHMSEEKSKRLYHLIRNLIKLKQSIDEYPTALWEILEHVGYLNYMQVKYQKDYKEREENIKELFRFLEEKKKEGASVLEVLEEVMLISQEEETAQAVNIMTIHASKGLEFPVVFLPRLEEGILPHEKSKEDIQELEEERRLFYVAITRAKDMLYMTYTRDKNSKPSRFLSDIPKEHLDLSSFKVKKTTYSLELKRNNLKVGDMVIHRVFGKGKVIALEEERATVDFGDKVKTIHTDFLEPIG; the protein is encoded by the coding sequence ATGCTAAATCCATCACAAGAGAGAGCAGTTAAACATTTTGGCAAGCCACTTTTGATAGTGGCAGGTGCAGGTTCTGGCAAGACAAAAACTCTCACCTACAAGCTGGAACACTTAGTTGTCAAAAGAGGACTAAGGCAGGACAGGATACTCATCCTTACTTTTACCAACAAAGCGGCAAGGGAGATAAGGGAGAGGATAGTTAAACTTACCAACAAGGAGGTACCTTGGGCAGGTACATTTCACTCTATAGCCTTGAAGATCCTAAGACAGGAAGGATATAAGATGGGGATAGACCCATCTTTTAGCATAATTGACGAAGATGACAGGAAGAAGATACTCAAAGAGGTCCTAAGGCGGATGAACTTAAGTAAAGATATGCTTGAAGTGGCAAACAACTATATAACATCAAGGCGCGAAAGCCTCAGAGAGCCAGAAGATAGCACCTTAGAGGAGGTATACAGACAGTACTCCTCTGTCCTAAAGTCAAGAAACTTCCTTGACTTTTCTGAACTTCTCTTTAAAACTTACCAGCTTCTTAAAAATTATAGTGATGGATGGAGAGATTTTTTTGAATTTGTTATGGTAGATGAGTTTCAGGACACCAACATAATACAGTACGAAATGGTAAAACTTCTGGCAAAAGAAAACATCTGTGTGGTAGGAGACCCAAATCAATGCATATACGAGTGGAGGTATGCAAGACCAGACAACATGCTAAAATTTGTGGAGGATTTTAAACCTGACATTATAAAGCTTGAGTATAACTACCGTTCTAAAGCGCACATTATTGCAGTTGCCAATGCAGTCCTTTCTGCCTCAAAAGCCCAGTGGAAGAGCCTAACTCCAGTGCTTAAGCCAGTCAGAGACGGTGAAGAAAAACCTGTTGTGAGGCGCTTCTCAGATCCCCTTGAAGAGTCTTTGTGGATAGCACGTGAGATAAAGAGGCTTCTCAGCCGCTATAAGCCCCAGGATATAGCAATTCTTGTAAGAGCTCTTTACCTTACAGACATTTTTGAGAGAACATTTTTCAACGCCAGGATACCCTACAAAATTGTGGGATCTGTAAAATTCTTTGAAAGAGCTGAGATAAAGGATGTGCTTGCCTTTTTAAAGCTGATGGTAAACCCCTCAGACGAGCTATCTTTCAAAAGATGCTTGGAAAACGTGCAGATAGGAGAGAGGACATTTGCCATAATAAAGAGATTCCATCAGGGAGATTGGATAGCATCTTCCATACTTGCCATAAAGCATATGTCAGAGGAGAAATCCAAAAGATTGTACCATCTTATCAGAAACCTTATAAAGCTAAAGCAAAGTATAGACGAATACCCCACCGCTCTTTGGGAAATTTTGGAGCATGTAGGCTACTTAAATTACATGCAGGTAAAGTACCAAAAGGATTACAAGGAAAGGGAGGAGAATATCAAAGAGCTTTTCAGATTTTTGGAGGAGAAGAAAAAGGAAGGTGCTTCGGTTTTGGAGGTGCTTGAGGAGGTGATGCTTATAAGTCAAGAAGAAGAGACAGCCCAAGCTGTAAACATTATGACTATACACGCCAGTAAAGGGCTTGAGTTTCCTGTTGTGTTTTTACCAAGACTTGAAGAAGGCATACTTCCCCACGAAAAAAGTAAAGAGGATATTCAGGAGCTGGAAGAGGAGAGAAGACTTTTCTATGTTGCCATAACAAGAGCTAAGGATATGCTTTACATGACTTACACCAGAGACAAAAACAGCAAACCCAGCAGGTTTCTTTCGGACATACCAAAGGAGCATCTGGACCTTTCTTCTTTCAAGGTAAAGAAAACCACTTATTCATTAGAGCTAAAGCGCAATAACCTAAAGGTAGGGGACATGGTAATACACAGGGTGTTTGGTAAAGGTAAAGTTATAGCTTTGGAAGAGGAAAGAGCTACGGTGGATTTTGGTGATAAAGTAAAGACCATACACACTGATTTTCTGGAGCCAATTGGATGA
- a CDS encoding DUF554 domain-containing protein: protein MFPGFGTLVNASLILLGSFVGLRASRYIPTSLKDGAINAIGLFTLMLGVKLLYENKPETLKVFFTILIGSALGHLAKIEESLHELLKNRGGDSLSGFVSASVLFTVGPMTLLGCILEGTKGDSTLILSKAFMDGFSSIILSSSLGKSVAFSAFFVLIFQGSLTMLAFYLGSFLPKDSMSNALFVGGGLMLLTGAKILGLLERIKVLNFFPSLFISLLV from the coding sequence ATGTTTCCGGGCTTTGGCACTCTGGTAAATGCCTCCCTCATACTTTTAGGCTCTTTCGTAGGCTTAAGAGCTTCCAGATACATACCCACCAGTCTGAAGGATGGTGCCATAAATGCCATAGGACTCTTTACCCTTATGCTGGGTGTAAAGCTCCTTTACGAAAACAAGCCAGAAACCCTCAAAGTGTTTTTTACAATCCTCATAGGTTCTGCACTGGGGCATCTGGCAAAAATAGAGGAGAGCCTTCACGAGCTTTTAAAAAATAGAGGAGGTGATTCTTTAAGCGGTTTTGTAAGCGCATCCGTGCTTTTTACTGTAGGACCTATGACGCTTTTGGGGTGTATACTTGAGGGTACAAAAGGTGACAGCACACTAATACTGTCAAAGGCTTTTATGGACGGTTTTTCTTCCATTATCCTCTCCTCCTCCCTGGGCAAGAGCGTTGCCTTTTCCGCCTTCTTTGTTCTCATATTTCAAGGTTCCCTTACTATGCTGGCTTTTTACTTGGGTAGCTTTTTGCCAAAAGACTCTATGTCCAACGCCCTTTTTGTAGGTGGTGGTCTCATGCTTTTAACTGGTGCAAAAATACTGGGTCTTTTGGAAAGGATAAAGGTACTTAACTTCTTTCCTTCACTTTTTATAAGCTTGTTGGTGTAA
- the topA gene encoding type I DNA topoisomerase — MNLFIVESPTKAKSIAKYLGNGWVVRATLGHIKDLPERELGVDIKTLEPKYVWLKGKKKIVDGIKKAAKKAKKIYLGTDPDREGEAIAYFLKEELLKVNTSIYRATFYEITKKAITEAIGGASDINLNLVSAQFSRRVLDRLIGYKLSPFLWRDLKERGLSVGRVQSPTLRLIVERERQIQNFKRKKYYYIKAEFVVDGVEFSAVFKQRFEKPSNAEPFMKKLKDVMFVVKSVSKEMQKEPPPKPFNTVSLQAEASKILGISVDKVQKMAQKLYEEGLITYPRTDSYRMNKEKAQEFMKYIERTYGKDYVGRLRKYKEKALAWGAHECIRPTSLDKKPESVLELKLWSLISSRALASLSSDAIREKFFVVLLALSDHTLEFTAEGSKLVFDGWTRIYPKEVKDRALPHLEEGQVIKPKRIYIEEVEVPPPPRYTEGSLVRTLENLGIGRPSTYATIIKTLKDRGYVVLEKGYLKPTEMAFKVVDYLMEKFPNLMDYGFTKYMEDNLDAVEEGKKDWKEVVRESYRRVLNAKE, encoded by the coding sequence ATGAACCTCTTTATAGTAGAATCTCCTACAAAAGCTAAATCCATTGCCAAGTACTTGGGAAATGGTTGGGTGGTTAGGGCTACGCTGGGACACATAAAGGACCTACCAGAAAGGGAGCTGGGGGTGGATATAAAAACTCTTGAGCCTAAGTATGTGTGGCTCAAGGGGAAAAAGAAAATAGTGGACGGCATAAAAAAAGCAGCCAAAAAGGCAAAAAAGATTTATCTGGGAACAGACCCTGACAGGGAGGGAGAAGCCATAGCTTACTTTCTAAAGGAGGAGCTTTTAAAAGTAAACACATCCATCTATAGGGCTACCTTTTATGAAATCACCAAGAAAGCCATTACGGAAGCTATTGGAGGGGCAAGCGATATAAACTTAAATCTTGTGAGTGCGCAGTTTTCAAGAAGGGTGCTTGATAGACTCATAGGTTATAAGCTCTCACCCTTCCTCTGGAGAGACCTTAAAGAAAGGGGGCTTTCTGTGGGAAGGGTGCAATCCCCCACTCTCAGGCTAATTGTGGAAAGGGAGAGGCAGATACAGAACTTCAAAAGGAAAAAGTATTACTACATAAAAGCGGAATTTGTGGTGGATGGTGTGGAGTTTTCTGCGGTTTTTAAACAGAGGTTTGAAAAGCCATCCAACGCAGAACCTTTTATGAAGAAGTTAAAAGATGTGATGTTTGTTGTAAAGTCGGTGAGTAAAGAGATGCAAAAAGAACCACCACCAAAGCCTTTCAATACGGTGAGCCTTCAAGCGGAGGCAAGCAAAATTTTAGGTATAAGTGTTGATAAAGTGCAGAAGATGGCTCAAAAACTCTACGAGGAGGGCTTGATCACTTACCCAAGGACTGACAGCTACAGAATGAATAAGGAGAAAGCTCAGGAGTTTATGAAGTACATAGAGAGGACTTATGGGAAAGATTATGTGGGAAGGCTCAGAAAATACAAAGAGAAGGCACTAGCTTGGGGAGCCCACGAGTGTATAAGACCCACAAGCTTAGACAAAAAGCCAGAGAGTGTTCTGGAGCTAAAGCTCTGGAGCTTGATAAGCTCAAGGGCTCTTGCCAGTCTTTCTTCCGATGCCATAAGGGAAAAGTTTTTTGTAGTTCTCCTTGCTTTATCTGACCATACGCTTGAGTTTACCGCTGAGGGTTCAAAACTCGTCTTTGATGGATGGACAAGGATATATCCAAAAGAGGTAAAAGACAGAGCGCTTCCCCATCTTGAGGAGGGGCAGGTCATAAAGCCCAAAAGGATATATATTGAAGAGGTGGAGGTGCCTCCGCCTCCCAGATACACAGAAGGCAGTCTTGTGAGAACCTTGGAAAATCTCGGTATAGGAAGACCATCTACTTATGCAACAATAATAAAGACTTTAAAAGACAGAGGCTATGTAGTTCTGGAGAAGGGCTATCTAAAGCCTACCGAGATGGCCTTTAAGGTGGTGGACTACCTTATGGAAAAATTCCCTAATCTTATGGATTATGGTTTTACCAAATACATGGAAGATAACCTGGATGCTGTTGAGGAGGGCAAAAAGGACTGGAAGGAAGTAGTGAGGGAGTCTTACAGGAGGGTGCTCAATGCTAAGGAGTAA
- a CDS encoding RNA-guided endonuclease InsQ/TnpB family protein, translated as MQAKEIKRSLLFSLEFANAGKKKFLDQLWEEYKNALQYFVDKGFDERSLPSYEHVKTYSHKTWLSKRYLGCALLQAVDILKSVFQRKKKVNKPEVKKVSLKLDKRFYRLERGNNSFNFWFLLRNPKDKNWVHFPVKNYRYAQKYFDEWKLSSGMELLKRDGKWFLKLTFKKEVVLEERGPKGIDIGYRKLITLSDGQVFGREIKEIIEKKILPKKQGSKRFKRVLDYLKTEVNRVLKQVIDGSFSPVLEKLKNLKRGKRGKWRRDINRRFNYWMYGYVLRRIKELCEVAGVQWHIVPASYTSRTCPQCGYEDRANRDGEWFHCLNCGYENDADVVGAVNILWRFGREPIVPYPAKPPSVSLNL; from the coding sequence ATGCAGGCAAAAGAGATAAAGCGAAGTTTGTTATTCAGTCTGGAATTTGCAAATGCTGGAAAGAAAAAGTTCTTAGACCAATTGTGGGAAGAATACAAAAACGCTCTGCAGTATTTTGTGGATAAAGGTTTTGATGAGAGGAGCCTTCCATCTTACGAGCATGTAAAGACTTATTCTCATAAGACATGGTTGTCAAAGAGATATTTAGGCTGCGCTCTCCTTCAGGCAGTAGATATCTTAAAAAGTGTTTTTCAAAGGAAGAAGAAAGTTAACAAGCCTGAGGTCAAAAAGGTAAGTCTTAAACTGGATAAGAGATTTTACAGGCTTGAGAGAGGAAATAATTCGTTTAATTTCTGGTTCTTATTAAGAAATCCAAAAGACAAAAACTGGGTTCATTTTCCAGTCAAGAATTACAGATATGCACAGAAGTATTTTGACGAGTGGAAGTTAAGTTCCGGTATGGAGCTTTTAAAGAGAGATGGCAAGTGGTTTTTGAAATTGACTTTTAAGAAGGAGGTGGTGCTTGAGGAGAGAGGACCAAAAGGGATAGATATAGGATATAGAAAGCTTATAACTTTATCAGATGGTCAGGTGTTTGGAAGAGAGATAAAGGAGATAATTGAGAAGAAAATTTTACCAAAGAAGCAAGGAAGCAAAAGGTTTAAGAGAGTTCTTGACTATCTTAAGACAGAGGTAAACAGGGTTTTGAAGCAGGTAATAGATGGTTCATTTTCTCCAGTATTAGAGAAGCTGAAGAATTTAAAGAGAGGGAAGAGAGGCAAGTGGAGAAGAGACATTAACAGGAGATTTAACTACTGGATGTATGGATATGTTTTGAGGAGAATAAAGGAGCTATGTGAGGTAGCTGGCGTCCAGTGGCACATAGTTCCTGCGAGTTATACCAGCAGGACTTGTCCTCAATGTGGATATGAGGACAGGGCAAACCGTGATGGAGAATGGTTTCACTGTCTCAACTGTGGATATGAAAATGATGCTGATGTAGTTGGGGCGGTGAACATTCTTTGGCGGTTTGGTAGGGAGCCTATAGTCCCCTACCCTGCAAAACCTCCTTCTGTAAGTTTGAATCTGTAG